In a genomic window of Thermoprotei archaeon:
- the speE gene encoding polyamine aminopropyltransferase, whose translation MSKSSGILISEPVSPYSRLVVPLSKVIVDKKTRYQHVIIAETLDFGKVLVLDDYIQSSSNDEFYYHESLVHPALFTHPNPQDVLIIGGGEGATLREVLKHGTVKKAVMVDIDGELLDITKEYLSEMHQGSFFDPRSVVLVDDGFKYVMNTQNKFDVVIIDLIDPYIAESIASPLYEKYFYERVKSILNDGGIMVTQAGNSFFYKDIYQKVLLNIHQVFPIVREYDIWIPCYGYSVNYILGSLANDPGKLDAQTIRSLMIQRNVKTRFYSPKIHLNWFRDDDI comes from the coding sequence ATGAGTAAGTCAAGCGGAATTTTAATAAGTGAGCCAGTTTCGCCATATAGCAGATTAGTAGTGCCTCTCTCTAAGGTTATTGTTGATAAAAAAACTAGATATCAACATGTTATTATAGCAGAAACATTAGATTTTGGTAAAGTATTAGTGCTTGATGATTATATACAATCAAGTAGTAATGATGAATTCTATTATCATGAATCGTTAGTTCATCCTGCACTTTTTACTCATCCAAATCCTCAGGATGTACTTATAATTGGTGGTGGTGAAGGAGCAACGTTGCGTGAGGTTCTTAAACATGGAACTGTTAAGAAAGCTGTAATGGTTGACATTGATGGAGAATTACTGGATATTACTAAAGAATATCTGAGCGAAATGCATCAAGGGTCTTTTTTCGATCCGAGATCTGTAGTTCTAGTTGATGATGGTTTTAAATATGTTATGAATACTCAGAATAAGTTTGATGTCGTTATCATAGATTTGATAGACCCATACATAGCTGAGAGTATAGCGTCACCTTTATACGAGAAATATTTTTATGAAAGAGTTAAATCAATATTAAATGATGGAGGAATAATGGTTACTCAAGCAGGAAACTCATTTTTCTATAAAGATATATATCAAAAAGTTCTGTTAAACATACATCAAGTTTTTCCAATAGTCAGGGAATATGATATTTGGATTCCGTGTTATGGATATTCTGTAAATTACATACTCGGATCTCTCGCGAATGATCCTGGCAAATTAGATGCACAAACAATAAGATCTCTTATGATTCAACGTAATGTGAAAACACGTTTTTACTCACCAAAAATACATTTAAATTGGTTTAGGGATGATGACATATGA
- a CDS encoding winged helix-turn-helix domain-containing protein produces the protein MKDKHELYDVLGSEIRRKILIFIGERGAVRFTDLKNYTGISVGSLYYHLNILEKLVIQTSDKRYTLSEEGQEAYKLLTEKNVEFSKQSITTKILYGIMLSLIISKISERRLIRLPLTTLLLISYIYIPYMVHLTPLGFFYTFTNKNYIVYSLLTWLLIYFFSDVLASLFFNKWKFGHLLLLELSVIPIFVLHVTHSFLFMFNLSNEYVLLIFQSWSLIILGFILAYTKGLRVEQGLLISLILLYINLIFIYK, from the coding sequence ATGAAAGATAAGCATGAGCTGTATGATGTGCTTGGTAGCGAGATTAGGAGAAAAATTTTAATTTTTATAGGTGAGAGGGGCGCTGTTAGGTTTACGGATCTAAAAAATTATACTGGAATTAGTGTAGGATCGCTTTATTATCATTTAAACATACTTGAAAAGTTAGTAATTCAAACATCTGATAAACGGTACACATTATCTGAAGAAGGGCAAGAAGCTTATAAATTGTTAACAGAAAAAAATGTGGAATTCTCTAAACAAAGCATAACAACAAAGATCCTATATGGGATAATGCTATCACTGATCATTTCAAAGATAAGCGAAAGACGTTTGATTAGGTTGCCTCTTACAACTCTGTTGCTTATTTCCTATATTTACATTCCTTATATGGTTCACTTAACTCCTTTGGGATTCTTTTATACATTCACAAATAAGAATTACATTGTTTATTCATTGTTAACTTGGTTATTAATATACTTCTTTAGTGATGTGTTAGCATCATTGTTTTTTAATAAGTGGAAGTTTGGTCATTTGTTATTGTTAGAGTTAAGTGTGATACCTATTTTTGTGTTACACGTGACGCATAGTTTTTTATTTATGTTTAATCTCTCAAATGAGTATGTTCTCTTGATTTTTCAATCATGGTCTCTGATAATATTGGGATTCATCCTTGCTTACACGAAAGGTTTGAGAGTTGAACAAGGTTTATTAATATCATTAATTCTACTTTACATAAATCTTATATTTATATATAAATAA
- a CDS encoding ribose 1,5-bisphosphate isomerase yields the protein MSIPQVILDTAQKIMNKEIRGSTQSAIEAMNALVTGLHTIKANSIEEIENDVREWGRILLSARPSNIMLANSIRYVLDKLKDMRTYSFNEAVERITQDIVKLSEKINEAVQLITLIASRRIEDGDVILTHSLSTTVLKALFAAQDAGKNISVIVTESRPDFEGRITASQLASKGIPVTLIVDSAVRYVMKDVDKVIIGAEAVAANGAIVNKIGTSVVAMVAYEARVRVHVLAGTYKFSPETMIGIPIKIEERDPTVILPDEVRKSYGLFNVKVRAPIYDLTPPEYIDMIITERGVFPPQAAILILKESYGWPPLNLNLTI from the coding sequence ATGAGTATACCACAAGTAATTCTTGATACTGCACAAAAAATAATGAACAAAGAAATTCGTGGCTCAACTCAATCAGCCATTGAGGCAATGAACGCATTAGTAACCGGTCTTCATACAATAAAGGCGAACTCTATTGAGGAAATAGAAAATGATGTTAGAGAGTGGGGAAGAATACTTTTAAGTGCTCGCCCATCAAATATAATGCTCGCAAATAGCATAAGATACGTTTTAGATAAACTCAAAGACATGAGGACATATAGTTTTAATGAGGCAGTGGAACGTATAACCCAGGATATAGTAAAACTTTCAGAAAAAATTAATGAGGCTGTTCAATTAATAACATTGATAGCATCACGACGTATAGAAGATGGAGATGTAATATTAACACACAGTTTAAGCACTACAGTACTAAAAGCACTATTTGCAGCTCAAGACGCAGGAAAAAATATATCGGTCATAGTCACTGAATCACGTCCTGATTTTGAAGGACGTATAACGGCGAGTCAACTTGCCTCTAAAGGTATTCCTGTAACATTAATAGTAGACTCTGCAGTAAGATATGTGATGAAGGATGTCGATAAAGTTATAATAGGAGCTGAAGCTGTGGCAGCAAACGGTGCAATAGTAAATAAAATAGGAACATCAGTAGTAGCAATGGTAGCATACGAAGCACGCGTTCGTGTTCACGTATTAGCTGGCACATACAAGTTCAGTCCAGAAACGATGATAGGAATTCCAATAAAAATTGAGGAAAGAGATCCCACTGTTATACTACCTGATGAGGTTAGAAAATCATATGGCTTGTTTAACGTTAAAGTAAGGGCTCCTATCTACGATTTAACACCACCGGAATACATTGATATGATAATTACAGAACGAGGAGTATTCCCACCACAAGCAGCGATACTCATTCTTAAAGAAAGCTACGGCTGGCCACCATTAAATCTTAACTTAACAATATAA
- a CDS encoding DUF58 domain-containing protein, with the protein MLTKRGFSILSMLPVYVFISWVSNQPIFIVSGMLIMFIIIVDSVIFKLNFEKIAWINIERIVAQNYVEVGSELLAQLKIINILNTSLGPLTIEEITSDSLKIVKWNDKNTVIIPPKGTILLEYVIKVLGLGKHKIYGTKITINDTLGLFTASVIVKNESYIMTRPNLSLVMLSIEPFINEYSYSGLSKAISGLSKEFAEIRQYLPGDDYKSLAWKIISKRPDYSLLVKEYVREEHINIKIVLDASNHMAKGLPGKRKIDVMILSTIALCYMVSKLKDNVDILVYPHFIRRVFTHRDKNQFQNIVNFLSTIMPEGERDLIKLNNYLRNVIRRGELVFIITDSDVVPLHLLTLINNIRIFKGTPIIALLNTSKFLYPPVMDTTKLIAYNILTTAYNSSLTGLNRSLKSNNIIHNLCGMDDCAQWLLTQYVKFRTLKGVAL; encoded by the coding sequence ATGCTTACAAAGCGCGGTTTCAGCATATTATCAATGCTTCCTGTCTATGTTTTTATCTCATGGGTATCAAATCAGCCAATTTTCATAGTTTCTGGAATGCTTATAATGTTTATTATAATTGTAGACTCTGTAATCTTTAAACTGAATTTTGAGAAGATTGCTTGGATCAATATCGAAAGAATTGTAGCACAGAATTATGTTGAAGTAGGTAGTGAATTGTTAGCACAACTTAAGATAATCAATATCTTAAATACTTCACTGGGACCACTCACTATCGAAGAAATAACTTCAGATTCTCTTAAAATAGTTAAATGGAACGATAAGAATACAGTAATTATACCTCCTAAGGGTACGATTCTATTAGAATATGTAATAAAAGTTCTAGGTTTAGGAAAACATAAAATTTATGGTACAAAAATTACGATTAATGATACTCTCGGTTTGTTTACTGCTAGTGTAATTGTTAAAAATGAATCATACATAATGACTAGACCCAACTTATCGTTAGTGATGCTTTCGATTGAACCTTTTATCAATGAATACTCTTATAGCGGACTTAGTAAAGCAATTAGCGGTTTGAGTAAAGAATTCGCTGAAATAAGACAATACCTTCCAGGTGACGATTATAAATCACTTGCATGGAAGATAATCTCTAAACGCCCAGATTACTCCCTCTTAGTTAAGGAATACGTACGTGAAGAGCACATAAACATTAAGATAGTATTAGATGCCAGCAATCATATGGCAAAAGGCCTTCCAGGAAAACGTAAAATTGATGTTATGATACTCTCAACAATTGCATTATGTTATATGGTTTCAAAACTAAAAGATAATGTTGATATACTCGTTTATCCCCACTTTATTAGGAGAGTTTTTACTCATAGAGATAAGAATCAGTTCCAGAATATAGTAAATTTTTTGAGCACAATAATGCCTGAAGGAGAACGCGACCTCATTAAACTTAATAACTATTTAAGAAATGTGATACGAAGAGGCGAATTAGTTTTCATAATCACTGATAGTGATGTGGTCCCTTTACATCTCCTCACTCTCATAAATAATATACGTATATTTAAAGGTACACCAATAATAGCACTCCTGAACACATCAAAGTTTTTGTACCCACCTGTAATGGATACTACAAAATTAATTGCTTATAACATTCTCACAACAGCTTATAATTCCTCATTAACAGGACTAAACAGATCATTAAAATCTAACAACATCATACATAATCTATGTGGCATGGACGATTGTGCGCAATGGTTACTTACACAATATGTCAAATTTAGAACATTAAAAGGTGTTGCACTGTGA